A part of Aspergillus flavus chromosome 5, complete sequence genomic DNA contains:
- a CDS encoding uncharacterized protein (expressed protein) codes for MSGKYLTTFTSDEVETHNRAKSCYVTVASEVYDVTSFIYHHPGGSDLILRHLFREHPLQCQPPRSKEFKRELDD; via the coding sequence ATGTCAGGAAAATACCTGACAACGTTTACCTCCGACGAGGTTGAGACTCACAACCGTGCGAAGTCGTGCTATGTGACTGTGGCGTCTGAGGTCTACGATGTCActtcttttatatatcaCCACCCCGGTGGCAGCGATTTGATCCTCAGGCACTTGTTTCGAGAGCATCCGCTTCAATGTCAACCACCCAGAAGCAAAGAATTTAAAAGGGAACTGGATGACTaa
- a CDS encoding Intradiol ring-cleavage dioxygenase — MRIQALTLLALAAPALTHGTFEHDDLETQLLKRDFYTIGRRSLESCAGSLNSDGTNKRALLQKRSMVEVLNTPHLYTGNGIDPDHPASAFAHEHHVLLAPYGDTGPYYVPGELIRDDAREDQEGIPIIVEAQFIDFITCKPIPGMWWDMWNANATGVYSGVINESNGDFTDHSNVNNTFLRAVQLADEDGVAQIKTIFPGHYTGRTNHIHIIAHTDVTVLKNGTITGGSIAHTGQFFFDQDLIDKVSQTYHYTQNPYQVTGNKLDDTFHQETAYSASDPVFHYEYLGDSIEDGLFMWVRIGVNASANWDDGVGEHSFTYGADGGNASTVILSRCAIFSYVSPLTV; from the exons ATGCGCATCCAAGCCCTCACCCTGCTAGCCCTTGCTGCCCCCGCCCTTACCCACGGCACCTTCGAACATGATGACCTCGAAACGCAACTCCTCAAGCGCGACTTCTATACAATTGGCCGCCGCAGCCTCGAGTCCTGCGCGGGCAGCCTAAACTCGGACGGCACAAATAAGCGCGCCCTCCTGCAGAAGCGCTCCATGGTCGAGGTCCTCAACACACCCCACCTCTATACAGGCAACGGTATCGACCCAGACCACCCAGCCTCCGCCTTCGCCCATGAACACCACGTCCTCCTCGCCCCCTACGGCGACACGGGCCCCTACTATGTCCCGGGCGAGCTGATCCGCGACGACGCACgcgaagaccaagaaggCATCCCGATCATTGTCGAAGCCCAATTCATCGACTTCATCACCTGCAAGCCCATCCCTGGCATGTGGTGGGACATGTGGAACGCCAACGCCACAGGCGTCTACAGCGGGGTCATCAACGAAAGCAACGGCGACTTCACGGACCACAGCAACGTGAACAACACCTTCCTGCGCGCCGTCCAGCTCGCGGATGAGGATGGTGTGGCTCAGATCAAAACCATCTTCCCAGGCCACTACACAGGGCGCACGAACCACATCCACATCATCGCGCACACAGATGTCACCGTGCTCAAGAACGGGACTATCACAGGGGGTTCGATCGCCCACACAGGCCAgttcttcttcgaccaggACCTCATCGACAAGGTCTCGCAGACTTACCACTACACCCAGAACCCGTACCAGGTCACCGGCAATAAGCTCGACGACACCTTCCACCAGGAAACGGCGTACTCGGCCTCGGACCCGGTCTTTCACTACGAGTATCTCGGCGATAGCATTGAAGATGGGTTGTTCATGTGGGTGCGGATCGGGGTGAACGCGTCGGCCAACTGGGATGACGGAGTCGGTGAGCACAGCTTTACCTATGGCGCGGATGGCGGAAA TGCGTCGACGGTGATATTGAGTCGCTGCGCGATTTTTTCGTACGTGTCCCCGTTGACGGTGTAG